One window of the Sparus aurata chromosome 17, fSpaAur1.1, whole genome shotgun sequence genome contains the following:
- the s100t gene encoding S100 calcium binding protein T, translating into MGGVRDVFKTLSCSSSPSVRCRLLSLHLTSRPALILRLRMSLPNSENASTLESAMQLMIQTFHKYSGNEGDKYTLSRAELKEMLTAELGNYLGNAQDKEAVDKVMGDLDSNNDGEVDFTEFIILVGALTVACNDFFLEYNDKPEKKK; encoded by the exons ATGGGTGGAGTGAGGGATGTATTTAAGACGCTGTCCTGCTCATCCTCCCCATCAGTTCGCTGCCGTCTCCTCTCTTTGCACTTGACCAGCAGGCCAGCACTCATCCTCCGACTCAG AATGTCTTTGCCCAACTCAGAGAACGCCTCCACCCTGGAGAGCGCCATGCAGCTCATGATCCAGACCTTCCACAAGTACTCTGGAAACGAGGGCGACAAATACACACTGAGCAGGGCCGAGCTCAAGGAGATGCTCACCGCCGAGCTCGGCAACTACCTTGGG AACGCCCAGGATAAGGAGGCAGTGGACAAGGTGATGGGAGACCTGGATTCCAACAACGACGGCGAGGTAGATTTCACCGAGTTCATCATCCTGGTCGGAGCTCTCACCGTGGCCTGTAACGACTTCTTCCTGGAGTACAACGACAAGccggagaagaagaagtga
- the LOC115567978 gene encoding protein S100-A16: protein MESAIKTMVTTYLGSSRGKDGLSSKSFQKLVSKNLGNIMEDTKSTSAVAEMQRGLDENNDGKVSFQEYLTLIGYLANSMSDKLQGQTNSGSNAEAS from the exons ATGGAGTCAGCAATTAAGACGATGGTGACCACATATCTTGGTTCTTCCAGGGGGAAGGATGGCCTGAGCAGCAAATCCTTCCAGAAACTGGTATCTAAAAATCTTGGCAACATCATGGAG GATACTAAAAGCACCTCCGCCGTTGCAGAGATGCAGCGAGGGCTGGACGAGAACAATGATGGAAAGGTCAGCTTCCAGGAATACctcactctgattggctactTGGCCAACTCCATGAGTGACAAGCTGCAAGGCCAGACCAACAGCGGATCCAACGCAGAAGCTTCATAG
- the LOC115567976 gene encoding protein S100-A11-like yields the protein MESAVGVLVSQFKAYACSDGSSDTLSRDEFHRLVTSELPNFVKNAGDPAAIDLLMSSLDKNNDGELNFLEFWQLIGQLASKHGGFSQ from the exons ATGGAGTCTGCTGTTGGTGTGCTGGTGTCCCAGTTCAAGGCGTACGCTTGCAGTGATGGTTCCTCTGACACACTGAGCAGAGATGAGTTCCATAGACTGGTCACATCAGAGCTCCCTAACTTTGTCAAG AACGCTGGCGACCCCGCTGCCATCGACCTGCTCATGAGCTCATTGGACAAGAACAATGATGGAGAGCTCAACTTCCTGGAGTTCTGGCAGCTGATTGGGCAACTTGCGAGCAAACACGGGGGGTTCAGCCAATAG